The following DNA comes from Rhinatrema bivittatum chromosome 17, aRhiBiv1.1, whole genome shotgun sequence.
TAAGGCAGAGCGTAAAATAGCAAAACGAGCAACTGCAGCAACAACAAAATGTTTGCTGACTGATGTGGACATCAACGCGAGCCAAATCATTACGATTTCCCCCTTCCtgctttgatttttatttcagGGCCAAGGGCTAAttaatatttcaatatttttgaaaattatttcactgCTGTAATCATTGTTGATTAAACTAAAGCAGGGAAGTGCTGATGTTGCACtagtaaagcatgaacacagcacggacagctgaacaAGGGATTCCCCTCCAAACccctgatacatgtaaagcatgaacacagcacggacagctgaagagcagctcTTCAGCAGGACCCCCATGTGGGTATCACACCCATGCTTGTAAAGCATAGCTATAGTATCCTTTCCTTAGAGCAAACTCAaggaagaatatttttaaatgcatgCCATGGCCGTAATAAAAGTTACATATCTTTGCATCCTAAAATTATAAGACTAACAAACAGAGCCCTAGCATTAAGACCAAGGTAACAGCCAAAGGAAACCAGCTGCTGGGCGCTGTCTCTGTCCGTCCATCTGTATTACAATGTCTGACCTTTACAGTAGAGGTCACCATCTTTTTCTGTGACAGTCGTAGAGTCCAGGCTCTTCCCACAGAAGGCACAGCGGAAGCAGGTCTTATGCCAGGGCTGTGAAAGGAAGTTAGCAGACATGTCAGAACACTATAACATCTAACGTGCACCGGCTGGAGATCAGGGGACACGTCACAACACTATAGCATCTAACATGCACCGGCTGGAGATCAGGGGACACGTCGCAACACTATAGCATCTAACATGCACCGGCTGGAGATCAGGGGACACGTCACAACACTATGACATCTAACATGCACCGGCTGGTGATCAGGGGACAGGCTTcagaatgctgctttttttttttttttacttctttgccTATACTGCTGGAGGAGCGAATCAGCACTTAACAGACAAGCGTCCTTGTAGTGCCCTTCTCGGTAATATTGCATGACTAATAATATGGAGCCACAGTCATGAAATTAGTTGGAAAAAAATTGGATAGATATTTTTCAATCTATATGTTTGAGGATATTTTAAAGATTGCATTTTCAAGAAATGTGTACGTGGGAAGAGGCTGCAAATGGTTTGGGGAGTAGATGCTGACCTAGGGGTTGATAATATAGATTCAAACTTGATGTCCTATGGAACGGCCGAGTGTCTCAGCCTTGGGCAGGTGCCCTGCCTAGGCACGTACCCCACACAAAGCTGATCCCACAGCTGAATGGGCCAATGTGTTTGGACTGATCCAGGCAGATAGACTGAGGATACGAATCAAACCTGCCTATGCTTTTGTAGACCAAGTGCATCCCTTGGGCTCAGCCTTTTGCACACATCAGTATATTTATTAAACCATATTTTCTGATAATACAGTTGTGAGCTTTTGCCGCATTTAGAGATCCAAGTGAAAAACCAGGACCAAAAAGAGAGAAACTTACTCTGCCTCCTCCCATGACTTTCTCAGCAGCATACACGGACTTCCCACAGCGGGGACACTTGTCTGCTCCGCCAAACGTTTGGGAACATTTGGAAGGGTTGGTATTCGGTCTAGAGGGATGTGCAGACTGGAAGCTAATGGAAACACAATTTTAATACACACATCATACTCCTGTTCCCCTAAAACTCATCTGCCAGCTTCTGTTTTACAGCACAGTGCTGAAGATTAAAGGGCCAGTAAACAACCTCCAACTCGAGtccacttcagcagatgacaggAAATGAGAGAGTGGTGAGAATTTTACTCCCACCCCAAAGAGAGCAGGTGCCAGCCAGCGGTGACCTAGCAGGGAAAAGGAAACGAGTGGCTACAGTTCCAAAAGGTTCCACGTCTGAGTCCATTTCAGCTCAGTGTCTGAAACGGAACTCGAGGCTTTCTGGACAGGGACGGTCGTCTGTCTCTCTTATTGTACAGTTCTTGTAAGTCACTCGATGAATGTGGATCACAGTCAAACGTAACaaagagtgaggaggaggagacttACTGTTGTACTTCGATGCCGAAGCGTTCCCCTGTGTCGGTACTGAGAGTCCCAGCGCCTTGCCCATAGCCATAGCCTTTCGGCCCATACTTCCTTCCGTAGCAGGATTTGCAGTAGATTTCGGATTCGTGAGCAGCTACTGTCGTACTATCCAAAGCTTTCCTACAAACCACTAAAAACCAGCAGCAAATGTTAATTGTCTGATAGGATACACAAAAAATAATTGTTGGTCACAGAGTAAATTGCAATGTTTGAAGTAATAGTTTCATAGGTTAAAGCAAGTGCAATATGAATTTGTAGTGGCGGTTGCACTAATTCAATGTTAGTGATGCAGAGGGCTGCCAACTGGCTGCATGCTTTCAGAACTGGTTgctccagccctggttttacccaACTGCCTGCGTGAACGGTCCCTACTGATTTCCCCAAGAAAAGTAAGACCACAAGTCTGTGAAAATGTGGAGCCAGCTGCAGATCGTCCACATGTACGTGTGCATGAATGAGGAGCACAGCTTTGCCACTGCTGCGCCCTTCAGCGGAGCAGCCAGAAGCGGGTACAAGACCCCCCGCGGTCGGTGTCGGCGACAGTGGAATAGGCATGAGCTAAGAGCGAGGGCCTTTTGTCACATTCTGTGACTATGGCAGAAATCTTTCGGTAAGGAGCTGCCGTCTCCTGCTCCCAGTCTGCACTTTATTCCAGTTCATGCCAAAGATGGAAAAAGAGAATCACATCAAATACTGCAAAAATCTCTTATATTTAATGACGACTTACGTAACATCAACTAGTTTGAATGTATGGTTCTAATAAAGCTAATTGTAAGTTTAATTTTTTAATGCTAAGAATTCAGCTCCATGAATGCCATCAGCTCTTCTGTTTGCGCTGGGGGTtggagtagggttgccaactggctccaggttttcaggacaggctcttggaggagaagtccattacctgctattaattaagttgacttagataagaaccaccgctattactagcaacggtaacatggaatagacttagtttttgggtacttgccaggttcttgtggcctggattggccactgttggagacaggatgctgggcttgatggacccttggtctgacccagtatgacatgttcttatgttcttagctgctCCGATTCTTCTATCTCACGCCCAGCGATAAGCTCTCCGAACTCGTAACTGTTTATGGGCTCTTTCAGGAGCttctccaatcctcttttaaacccccctgtgttaattgccttgaccacatcctctggcaacagatgccTTAGCTGTGAGTGTGTgccgagtgaaaaaatacttcctgtgatttcttttaaatctgccgCTTGCTAGTATCATGAagcgtcccctagtcctagtgttgtctgaaagggtaaataaccactcCCTCATTCAATCAATTCTACAATTTAGAAAGAATAGCTTATTTTGAAGAAAGGAATGTGGCAACAGATAAATCATCCAAGTTAGAATATGAATCTGTGGAGCAGTCTGAGGGCTGTGCTCTGCCAAGCAAAAGGGCTCTGGCTAATATCATCTGCTGCCTGGGCTTAGCTAGGATGGAGGCAGCTGCGGAGGCAGCGTTTACAACCCCTGGAGGGGAAAGGGTGGAGTTGTGGTCATGGTTTAAGGGTGATGTCCAGTGGCAGGATTCAGggtcctggcaggatcccacggGCCTGCTCCCCAGCCCAGACTTGTAGTCtcgcttttcttagggaatgcaatagggaaatcagaacaagtcccagcatgcaacggggtaaaaccaggactggatccacctgtcctgaaaatctggagccagttggcaaccctaggtgaaagggaggaacccccccccccccccccccgcaaaataTGAATCTGTATCGCCGCTATTGCAAGAGAGAAATGCCCAGCCTCCCCCTCTAAAAAGCAAGTTCCTGTTAGTGCACAAACATGGCAGCACTCGCTGAAGGCGCTCACTGCAGATGAAGCAGGGTTTGTGAAAGCTTCTTCCGTTGCACTGGATCTCCTCCGCATGGTACACGGTCTTGCTGCAAGCTCCACACTTGGCTCCACCTCCCAGGTTTGGCATCTTCAGTCACTGGGAAAAACCAAACCTAAAGGCCAAGAGCATATTGATTAAAACCAACATTCAGATGCAATATATGAGCCATGTTAATTGCATTATCACTGGCGAGGAGAGAGGAGATTCCTACCCAAGACAGAGATTTCGAACTTTGTACAAATGACTCCTACACCGAGACGCAGGGGAAGTGTAAGCTAGGACAGGCCTCATAGGCCACAGGAGCAGGATACAAtagttatttataaataaatccaGTGTCCTACCACCGGAGTAAAAGTGTTGCCTGTGACTTGCGTGTAAGCACAGGAGGAAGAGGGATCTTCCAAGCAGATGTAGCCGAGATCTGGTTAGTTCAGGTCCTAAAGCACCAGCCGTAACATTAAAACTGACCTTTCACTGCAGTCATCGGTTCAAGGCACTTAAAAGCTAAAATGGCAGCAAATGCCAAATCGAGGCAGTAAAATGTTCTGCTTTATTCATTGTTCAGTGTAAGAAACCTAGCAAATGCAATGTCACAGAGACCCTTCTGGTGATATAAATCTGTTCTATGAAGACTGCAGAGTGTCCAAAAACCCAAACTACAGTGCCCAGTGCCCACTCCCCAACCCTCTCTGTTACACAATCATGGTGACTTCTCTGCTTTCTTCCATCTCTTCCAAGAACCTTTTTCTGCTCTCCATCCACAGAGTTACAGGCAGCACCCCAAAAGCTCGAGAGGTTATTTAGCATCGAGGCATGGAATAACGACCGCTGCTAGTAGTCGTTTTGCTTTTGTAGAGAGGAAGATGTTGTGTGCTTTCCCCTGAAGAGCTCAGAGCTGGGACACAAGGGGTTAACAGTCACCAGCCATCAAAAATACACGAGCAGTGGATGGGCAGGATTGACTTGCTTCTTTAGTTTTATCGATCGGGCCCCTCAGTGAGGTCTCTCCGCTCTCTTAAAGCCGCAGGGGCAGCCACATTCTTTACAAAAATCAACCGGTCTTTTTCTGGCCTGCTTTGGATTAAGCGTTTGctctcctttccctttcaccGTGGTTTCTCATGTTGTTACATTTCCTTTTGGAATACATCTGAGCAGCATAGAACAGGCACCCTATTCGTATAGACACAGGCGCATTCTCAAAACGTGATACGTGTAAGGATTAGCATATACTTGCATAAGTAGCCTCAAGTTGCGTATGCCAGACttaataaaagtccaaaatatgcatgcactttcacgtgcacatgtaggcatgcaaaaaaaaaaaagagggggtgaacacttaggggtagattttcagacgagcgcgaacagcctacttttgtttgcgctccaggcgcaaacaaaagtacgctggattttagtagatacgcgcgtagtcgcgcgtatcggctaaaatcctggatcggcgcgcgcaaggctatcgatttcgtatagcctgcgcgcgccgagccgcgctgcctacccccgttccctcctaggccgctccgaaatcggagcggcctagaagggaactttcctttgccctcccctcaccttcccctacctaacccacccgcccggccctgtctaaacccccatcctaactttgtcgggggatttacgcctccctctgggaggcgtaaatccccgcgcaccagcgggcctcctgcgcaccgggccgcgacctgggggcgggtacggagggcgcggccacgcccccgggccgtagccacgcccccatacccgcccccaaaacgctgccgacacgcccccgcaacgccgcggtCTCcggacacgcctcccgacacgcccactccgacacgcccactccgaaaaccccgggacttacgcgagtcccagggttctgcgcgcgccggtgagcctatgtaaaataggctcaccggcgcgcagggccctgctcgcgtaaatccgcccggttttgggcggatttacgcgagcagggctctgaaaatccgccccttagcatTTATAAGTTATTTTAAGACATATTTTCCAAATTCCTCGCCTATTTTTACAcgtaattatctggcataaattaTATTAAACGAGTTTATTGTGAGGCACCGACTGGGTGGACTGggggagctcaggctgaagaaccagaaagaTCTTGCCCTGGAGGAGggctgggcgaactggtggagtaattgccaaactggttaatttccttgaagcatgcatgttttaaaagtaCCTTGCGCATATAAATCGGGACTTGTGcaggtaagtcctaatttacttctgcacataaaataggCACAGGTGGATAAAGGATGCTCGTTCAACGCTTTGAAATACGTAGTTTCAGTGCCTTGCAtacccatattttataaaagtgtaTGTGAAACGGGCCTGTAATAAATGAGTATGGTGAACCTATGCATGGCCACCTTAAACTATCACTTTGGTTTTCCAGTTGCTTTTATTGAGCATGGTTTTCCTCTAGAGCTCTCTGAACTTCACTCGTGCCCTGTTTCTGACAACACTCATACGTTGTCTTGTCAACGGcacattctgtctctgtcctaTTATCGGGGCTGTTGTAATCTTCTGCCTGAGCCACTCCTTGGCAAAACCCAGGTCACTTTTCTATTATAGGAAGCTGTTACTTCAAAGCTAGCCTGGCTCAGCCTTGCCCGTGCTCGATCTAACAGCTGCATAACGGAGGTATTTATAGCGATGGATGATAAATAGTCAAGGGTTTGTCAAGCCTCCTGCTAGCCCATGTGAAACAGCAATGAAAAACTCCCACCAGCAGGGCTGCCCCTTCCCAAGAGGAGACCTGGGTGGTTGCCTAGGGCATTAGCCATTAGGGGGGCAAAAAACAGCAGCCATGCGGGGCCACGCGCCaagcctctgtttgtgtgtgtgtgtgtgtgtgtgtgtgagtgtgagtgattGTGCGAGTACGAGAAAGCAAtggtgtcagtgagagagaggggggaggggacgtGTGTGAACGAGACAAGGAACCCAAAGGCCGAATTTTTAttcccctgcacgcgtaaaatACGGGGGT
Coding sequences within:
- the CSRP3 gene encoding cysteine and glycine-rich protein 3, whose protein sequence is MPNLGGGAKCGACSKTVYHAEEIQCNGRSFHKPCFICMVCRKALDSTTVAAHESEIYCKSCYGRKYGPKGYGYGQGAGTLSTDTGERFGIEVQHFQSAHPSRPNTNPSKCSQTFGGADKCPRCGKSVYAAEKVMGGGRPWHKTCFRCAFCGKSLDSTTVTEKDGDLYCKVCYAKNFGPKGIGFGGLTQVEQKE